Below is a genomic region from Desulfobacter sp..
CGGTCAAGGACGGAAGAACCCTGTGCGCACTGGGGAAGATTGATCCCCGGGTACTCAAGGCCTATGGCCTGAAACAGGATGCCTTTGTCTTTGACATGGATGTATCCCTTTTGCTTGAGGTGATGCCTGAATCTGTTCAGGCCCAGCCGTTGCCGAAGTTTCCCTCTCTTTCCCGGGACATGACCTTTATTGTGGATCAAGGGGTTGAAGTGGGTGCTATTCTGGATAATATTGATATTTTTTCAAAAAAACAGGGCCTGATAGAAGATTTCTTCCTGTTTGACCTGTTTGAAGGGGAGGCCATTGGCCAGGATAGAAAATCCCTCTCTTTCAGGGTGGTGTACAGATCAGCAACCAAGACATTGACCGAAAAAAATGTCAAAAAAATTCACACCAATTTATCCAGCCGGATTCTGGAGACCTTTGACGCCAGTCTGCCCGGTTAAGACTTGATCCTGCCGGGCAGGGCAGATCTTTAAAAGGGGTGTTGACAAAAGGAATATGCCTTGTTATATTGTTCCGCTGATGCGGGCATAACTCAGTTGGTAGAGTGCAAGCTTCCCAAGCTTGATGTCGCGAGTTCGAGCCTCGTTGCCCGCTCCATATTTTGGGATATGGAATGGCAGGTTTGTTCCATTTGAAGAGGAAAAGTACAATCTGAGCCTGACTGGCAAGGATTTTGTTGAAAGTGGTACTAATTAGGAACGGGCATCTGCCCGTTTTTGTGTTTGTGGAAAGTATAAAAAAGAGGTTGCAGCTGGATATGGGATTTATCAGACAAAAAGATTTTGGCGGGCTTGAAGATCGGATTTATGCCGTGGCCCAGCCTCTGTGCCGGGCAGAGGGCCTTGAGCTGGTCCATATCGAGTGTGTCACCAGCAATCGGGATAAGATTGTTCGGCTCTACATGGATAAGTCCTCCGGGGTCACCATGAATGATTGTGTGACCGTGAGCCGTCAGCTTGGGGATCTGATTGATGTGCATATAGAGGATATCGGAAGTTATAGGCTGGAGGTCTCCTCACCTGGGCCCAACCGCCCTTTGAGCAATAAGGAGGATTTTATCCGGTTTGCAGGGCAGCGGGTCCGGATAG
It encodes:
- a CDS encoding ribosome maturation factor RimP, with translation MGFIRQKDFGGLEDRIYAVAQPLCRAEGLELVHIECVTSNRDKIVRLYMDKSSGVTMNDCVTVSRQLGDLIDVHIEDIGSYRLEVSSPGPNRPLSNKEDFIRFAGQRVRIETHDSVSGQKKFTGILEKTNDDSVVIAVDGKTLEIAAINITKAMLAGQ